A genome region from Desulfobaccales bacterium includes the following:
- a CDS encoding glycosyltransferase — protein sequence MQLNPSGAQAGLLPPAATSSDKRVRVLHLLATMPVGGAEDLVAAIVRGLDPGRFSAAVATLGPAGPVGHELLAQGYDVISLGLDIKRTSVWRVAGAVRRLLKAQRPDILHTHLYHPNLYGRLGALGMGLSGVVASVHNSYTRVKFHRRAWNFLLARATDRVLVGSPQVWQDVRRYDGVPASRLLLLPYGIPLAELDTPLSRDAARERLGVSGLVIGAVGRLEDQKGHAHLLAALPEVRREIPDMLVLLVGEGRRQEDLKRQVQDLGLQDMVRFLGTRRDLPEIYRALDLFVQPSLWEGLPLALLKAMGAGLPVVATRVSGSLEAIVDGVNGRLVAAGDPQALTRAILDLALHPNERQRLADAARRTVAKRYSLEAMVRQLEELYLDLHRRHAGSRGA from the coding sequence GTGCAATTGAACCCATCTGGAGCCCAGGCAGGCTTGCTGCCGCCAGCCGCAACATCCTCTGATAAGCGCGTCCGGGTCCTCCATCTTTTGGCGACCATGCCGGTAGGCGGAGCGGAGGACTTGGTGGCTGCCATTGTCCGAGGCCTTGACCCGGGGCGCTTCTCTGCCGCGGTTGCCACCCTCGGCCCCGCCGGCCCCGTGGGTCATGAACTCCTCGCCCAGGGCTATGACGTGATCAGCTTGGGGCTGGATATCAAGCGCACCTCCGTCTGGCGAGTGGCGGGTGCGGTGCGGCGGCTGCTGAAAGCCCAGCGCCCGGACATTCTGCATACCCACCTCTACCACCCCAACCTCTATGGCCGCCTGGGCGCCCTGGGGATGGGCTTGTCCGGGGTGGTGGCCTCGGTCCACAATTCCTATACCCGGGTAAAATTTCATCGCCGGGCATGGAACTTTCTCCTGGCGCGGGCCACGGATCGGGTTTTGGTGGGGAGCCCCCAGGTCTGGCAAGACGTGCGGCGGTACGATGGCGTGCCCGCCTCGCGCCTGCTGCTCCTGCCTTACGGCATTCCCCTGGCCGAGTTGGACACGCCTTTAAGCCGGGATGCGGCCCGGGAGCGCCTGGGAGTGAGTGGTCTGGTCATCGGGGCTGTGGGCCGGTTGGAGGACCAGAAAGGTCATGCCCATCTGTTGGCGGCGCTCCCGGAGGTGCGTCGGGAGATTCCCGATATGCTCGTGCTTTTGGTGGGGGAAGGCCGGCGGCAGGAAGATTTAAAGCGCCAGGTCCAAGACTTGGGCCTTCAGGACATGGTCAGGTTTTTGGGCACTCGCCGGGATCTGCCGGAAATTTATCGCGCTTTGGACCTTTTCGTGCAGCCTTCCTTGTGGGAAGGCCTACCTCTGGCCCTATTGAAAGCCATGGGCGCAGGGTTGCCGGTGGTGGCCACCAGGGTGAGCGGCTCCCTGGAGGCCATCGTGGATGGGGTTAATGGCCGGCTGGTGGCAGCCGGTGACCCCCAGGCGCTGACCAGGGCCATCCTGGACCTCGCCCTGCATCCGAACGAGCGGCAGCGCCTGGCAGACGCAGCCCGGCGCACTGTGGCAAAGCGCTATTCCCTGGAGGCCATGGTGCGCCAACTGGAAGAACTCTATCTAGACCTCCATCGGCGGCACGCAGGGTCTCGGGGGGCTTGA
- a CDS encoding class I SAM-dependent methyltransferase, with amino-acid sequence MTTDSTAQAQSAIAQYYRIHARIYDFTRWTFLRGRENLIRLAAAQCHPKAILEVGCGTGKNLLHLGRLFPEAQLWGLDLSPHMLGQAHQKLRNLGQRLTLVAAAYDQPVAPGRFDLVVFSYALSMFNPGWEAALLTASQDLSPEGAIAIVDFHDSPSKRFKRWMGFNHVRLDSHLLPCLRDLFPSGEWSVPSAFGGLWSYFLFVGRSRH; translated from the coding sequence ATGACCACAGACAGTACGGCCCAGGCCCAGTCGGCAATTGCCCAGTATTACCGGATCCATGCCAGGATTTATGACTTCACTCGCTGGACCTTTCTGCGGGGCAGGGAGAACCTGATACGCCTGGCGGCGGCGCAGTGCCATCCCAAAGCTATCCTTGAGGTGGGCTGCGGCACGGGCAAGAACCTTCTGCATCTGGGACGTCTCTTTCCCGAAGCTCAACTTTGGGGACTGGATCTATCACCCCACATGCTGGGGCAAGCGCACCAGAAACTGCGGAATCTGGGCCAACGGCTCACACTCGTGGCGGCCGCCTATGACCAGCCAGTGGCTCCGGGACGCTTCGATTTGGTGGTTTTTTCCTACGCCCTATCCATGTTTAATCCCGGGTGGGAGGCGGCCTTGCTGACTGCCAGCCAGGATCTCTCCCCGGAAGGCGCCATTGCCATCGTTGATTTTCATGATTCGCCCTCCAAGCGCTTCAAGCGCTGGATGGGGTTTAACCACGTCCGTCTCGACTCACATCTGTTGCCCTGCCTGCGTGACCTGTTCCCCTCCGGCGAATGGTCGGTGCCTTCGGCCTTCGGCGGCCTCTGGTCATATTTTCTCTTTGTTGGCAGAAGCCGGCATTGA
- a CDS encoding BtaA family protein, with translation MVSGLQERLFAFIHENRLIYNTCWEDPRLDRELLGLTPESTIVAITSAGCNVLDYLLDGPAAIHAVDVNYRQNAVLCLKMALLDAGDHQALFSLFGEGGGLGYRDIYATLRPSLPVWAQEFWDEKFGYYFNPKGLRRSFYLRGAAGDFAWAFNKLMLKGKKKGLALALLEAGSLAEQQRCYDRLEPHLFSRGITWLLRQPGTMAFIGVPSPQLRLIEHRYPGGLGCYVQDKLRRVFTGVPIRDNYFWRVYLTGSYAADCCPRYLEPKNFSTLRQSLDCIKVHTATVTEFLQAHPGVYSHFVLLDHQDWLAWNDTQALLEEWRQIFRNSRPGTRILLRSAGPDLSFLPEIVTARLQFFPELTQPLHQMDRVGTYGSLHLAEVC, from the coding sequence ATGGTTAGCGGACTGCAAGAAAGGCTGTTTGCATTTATCCATGAAAACCGTCTGATTTACAACACCTGCTGGGAAGATCCTCGCCTCGACCGGGAATTGCTGGGCCTCACCCCGGAAAGCACCATCGTTGCCATCACCAGCGCCGGTTGCAATGTGCTGGATTACCTCTTGGATGGGCCCGCCGCCATCCATGCCGTTGATGTCAATTACCGGCAAAACGCTGTTCTCTGCCTTAAGATGGCTCTGTTGGACGCCGGCGACCACCAGGCCCTGTTCTCCCTGTTCGGCGAGGGGGGAGGCCTGGGGTATCGGGACATCTATGCCACCCTCCGGCCTTCCTTGCCGGTTTGGGCCCAAGAATTCTGGGATGAAAAATTCGGTTATTATTTCAACCCGAAGGGACTGCGTCGATCCTTCTACTTGCGGGGCGCTGCTGGTGATTTTGCTTGGGCTTTCAATAAGTTAATGTTAAAAGGCAAAAAAAAGGGCTTGGCTCTGGCTCTGCTTGAGGCTGGATCTTTGGCAGAGCAGCAGCGTTGCTATGACCGACTGGAGCCACATCTGTTCAGTCGGGGGATAACCTGGTTGCTCCGCCAGCCTGGGACCATGGCCTTTATTGGTGTCCCCAGCCCCCAACTCCGGCTCATCGAACACCGGTATCCGGGCGGGCTCGGGTGCTATGTGCAGGACAAACTGCGAAGGGTTTTCACCGGGGTGCCTATCCGGGACAATTACTTCTGGAGAGTTTACCTCACTGGCTCCTATGCTGCCGACTGTTGCCCTCGCTATCTGGAGCCCAAGAACTTCTCCACACTCAGGCAAAGTCTCGACTGCATAAAGGTGCACACAGCTACGGTCACCGAATTTTTGCAGGCACACCCAGGAGTATACAGCCATTTCGTCCTCCTGGATCACCAGGATTGGCTGGCCTGGAATGATACTCAAGCCCTCCTGGAAGAATGGCGCCAGATCTTCCGGAACAGCCGGCCGGGCACCAGGATTTTGCTACGCTCTGCCGGGCCGGACTTGAGCTTTCTCCCTGAAATAGTAACGGCAAGACTGCAATTTTTTCCGGAGCTGACCCAACCCTTACATCAAATGGACCGGGTAGGCACTTACGGGAGCCTGCATCTGGCGGAAGTGTGCTGA
- a CDS encoding adenylate/guanylate cyclase domain-containing protein — protein sequence MTVRTYLILSYIVLILLLTLGMWFVAQRFMTELSVQTLHIADASVQQVTVANDQLSEKILTNLGEYVVRDKAQDVVRELAYLLGNQKQYDYAQLRRNDKLRRIAVQKIFTPEGAAGYTDLYDNRGEIIFHPDRRAEGQNQLTWRGGYPEAMDLLKHSLKEDVSGYFTSFDEHNKDRKRFSVRLHVPNTPFIVASIVNIDQFFEPTQQKVVQANQQILAQAKHNIQEQLGKLDKQVKREGLIAGLTLSLMAILFGLWFASTVSWPISRLRDAVRQVGDGNFAVAVAARGVKEVVQLSESFNLLGRQLTDYIEKRDFIRDTFGRYVTQEVVKRLLESKGALEMGGERREVSILMSDLRAFTAITAGMEPEKVITFLNRYLGKMIEILVDYRAVIDEIVGDGILAFFGAPEIQEDHPARAVACALKMQTAMEEINALNQVDGLPHLEMGIAVNTGEVVVGNIGSEQRTKYSVVGSHVNFTSRIESYALGGEVLISQESFQRVQDLVEIRDKVQVQMKGIPGTSTIYDVRSIHGPYDIALKEKSQTLIPLPEKIPVHVYRMSEKIVTGATGKAWITQLSEISAILDYEGELEAWEDVRLNLLGEKTAELPGKIYGKVTAVKPAAEGHHEAAIRFTSVSPELAQFIQKATTPA from the coding sequence ATGACTGTCCGTACCTACCTGATCTTGTCCTATATTGTGCTTATTCTTTTGTTGACCTTGGGTATGTGGTTCGTTGCCCAACGCTTTATGACTGAATTAAGCGTGCAAACGTTACATATCGCCGATGCTTCAGTGCAACAGGTAACCGTGGCAAATGATCAGCTCTCGGAGAAAATCCTGACTAACCTGGGAGAATACGTGGTCAGAGATAAAGCCCAAGATGTGGTGCGGGAACTGGCTTATCTCCTGGGCAACCAAAAGCAGTATGACTATGCCCAATTACGCCGGAACGACAAACTGAGAAGGATTGCGGTACAAAAGATCTTTACTCCCGAAGGCGCCGCGGGCTATACCGATCTCTATGATAATCGAGGGGAAATTATTTTTCATCCCGATCGCCGGGCGGAAGGCCAAAACCAGTTGACCTGGCGGGGAGGCTATCCCGAGGCGATGGATCTGCTCAAACATTCCCTCAAGGAAGATGTATCCGGGTACTTTACCTCCTTTGACGAGCATAATAAGGATAGAAAGAGATTTTCAGTCAGACTGCACGTCCCGAATACCCCCTTTATCGTGGCCTCTATAGTCAATATTGATCAATTCTTCGAGCCCACCCAGCAGAAAGTGGTCCAGGCCAATCAACAAATTTTGGCCCAGGCTAAACATAATATTCAAGAACAACTCGGTAAGTTAGATAAGCAGGTTAAACGAGAAGGATTGATCGCCGGGTTGACCCTCTCTCTTATGGCCATACTCTTTGGTCTGTGGTTCGCCTCCACTGTTTCCTGGCCCATTTCACGTTTGCGGGATGCGGTGCGTCAGGTGGGAGATGGCAACTTCGCGGTGGCGGTTGCGGCCCGGGGGGTTAAAGAAGTGGTCCAGTTGTCCGAATCCTTTAATCTGCTGGGCCGACAACTCACAGACTATATCGAAAAGCGTGACTTCATCCGGGATACGTTCGGCCGCTACGTCACCCAGGAGGTGGTCAAGCGGCTCCTGGAATCCAAGGGAGCTCTAGAAATGGGGGGCGAACGCCGGGAAGTCTCCATCCTCATGTCCGACTTGCGGGCCTTCACCGCCATCACCGCAGGGATGGAACCGGAGAAGGTGATCACTTTTCTCAATCGCTATCTGGGCAAGATGATCGAAATCCTGGTGGATTATCGAGCCGTGATCGACGAGATTGTCGGCGATGGCATACTGGCCTTTTTCGGGGCGCCCGAGATCCAGGAAGACCATCCGGCCCGGGCGGTGGCCTGCGCCCTCAAAATGCAGACGGCCATGGAGGAGATCAACGCCCTTAACCAAGTTGATGGCCTGCCCCACCTGGAGATGGGCATCGCGGTGAACACCGGCGAGGTGGTGGTGGGCAATATCGGCTCCGAACAACGGACTAAATACAGCGTGGTGGGGTCCCATGTCAACTTCACCAGCCGCATCGAGTCCTACGCCCTGGGCGGTGAAGTGCTGATCAGCCAGGAGTCGTTCCAGCGGGTGCAAGACCTCGTCGAGATCCGGGATAAGGTCCAGGTTCAGATGAAGGGTATTCCGGGAACCTCAACCATTTATGACGTCAGGAGCATCCACGGTCCCTATGACATTGCTCTGAAGGAGAAGTCCCAGACCCTGATCCCCCTGCCCGAAAAGATTCCGGTACACGTCTACCGCATGAGCGAAAAGATCGTCACCGGCGCCACCGGCAAGGCTTGGATTACTCAACTTTCAGAAATTTCAGCGATTTTAGATTATGAAGGGGAGTTGGAGGCCTGGGAGGATGTTCGACTCAATCTCCTGGGAGAGAAGACGGCCGAGCTCCCGGGGAAGATCTATGGCAAAGTCACCGCGGTCAAGCCCGCTGCCGAGGGGCATCATGAAGCCGCCATCCGCTTTACCTCGGTGTCTCCGGAATTGGCCCAGTTCATCCAGAAGGCCACGACCCCGGCTTGA
- a CDS encoding sigma-54 dependent transcriptional regulator yields MAPCLSILIIDDEPNIRKTLSIALEAEGNRVMAVSNFKDAVAEASRRFFDMALVDLRLGTESGLDLIPILLTNCPWLKIVVITAYAAIDTAVEAMRRGAFDYLPKPFSPDQLMLLIRKIAGVRALEQRVTALQEALNEALPEADLSSRSVAMQKTLALAQKVADSDATLLIRGESGTGKTLLARAIHAWGRRASKIFSVISCPSLSAELLESELFGHVKGAFTGALRDHPGRVAACEGGTLFLDEIGDLPLPLQAKLLRVLQEKEYERVGEVVTRKADVRIITATSVDLAAAVKAGRFREDLFYRLNVVDIVVPPLRERREDILPLAERLLVFLARQNHRRILGFNEAAQAALQHYPWPGNVRELRNVIERAVLLDTGETIGVECMPLGLIPTPPEPKVGDLVSLETIEERHIRQVLAASKSLEEAARILGMDPVTLWRRRKKYGV; encoded by the coding sequence ATGGCGCCTTGTTTATCCATCCTGATCATCGATGATGAACCTAACATTCGCAAAACCCTATCCATTGCTTTGGAGGCCGAGGGCAACCGCGTGATGGCCGTCAGCAATTTTAAGGACGCTGTGGCCGAAGCCTCCCGTCGGTTTTTTGATATGGCCCTGGTGGATTTGCGCCTGGGAACGGAGTCGGGACTGGACTTGATCCCTATTCTGCTGACCAATTGTCCCTGGCTGAAGATCGTGGTAATCACGGCCTACGCTGCCATCGACACGGCAGTGGAAGCCATGCGCCGGGGCGCCTTTGACTACCTGCCCAAGCCGTTTTCCCCTGATCAACTGATGCTGTTAATCCGCAAGATCGCCGGGGTGCGGGCGCTGGAACAGCGGGTAACGGCGCTGCAGGAAGCCCTCAACGAGGCGCTGCCTGAGGCGGACCTGAGCAGCCGAAGCGTGGCTATGCAAAAAACCCTGGCGCTGGCCCAGAAGGTGGCGGACAGCGACGCCACCCTTTTGATTCGGGGTGAGAGCGGCACGGGCAAGACCCTTTTGGCCCGGGCGATCCATGCCTGGGGGCGGCGCGCCTCCAAAATTTTTAGTGTGATTTCTTGCCCTTCTTTGTCGGCGGAGCTGTTGGAAAGCGAACTGTTCGGCCATGTCAAAGGGGCCTTTACCGGCGCGCTGCGGGATCATCCGGGGCGGGTTGCCGCCTGCGAGGGCGGCACCCTGTTCCTCGATGAAATCGGAGACTTGCCGCTGCCATTGCAGGCCAAGCTGTTACGGGTGCTCCAGGAAAAGGAATACGAACGGGTCGGCGAGGTGGTAACCCGCAAGGCCGACGTACGGATCATCACGGCCACCAGCGTTGATCTGGCCGCGGCGGTCAAGGCCGGCCGGTTTCGGGAAGACCTGTTTTATCGCTTAAATGTGGTGGATATTGTGGTGCCGCCGTTGCGCGAGCGCCGGGAGGATATCCTGCCCCTGGCGGAGCGCCTGCTGGTTTTTTTGGCCCGACAGAACCATCGCCGCATCCTGGGTTTCAACGAGGCGGCTCAAGCGGCCCTTCAGCACTACCCCTGGCCCGGCAATGTCCGGGAATTGCGCAATGTCATCGAGCGGGCGGTCCTGCTCGATACGGGTGAGACTATTGGCGTGGAGTGTATGCCGCTTGGCCTCATTCCAACGCCGCCTGAGCCCAAAGTAGGTGATTTGGTTTCCCTTGAAACCATCGAGGAAAGACACATTCGACAGGTGTTGGCGGCGAGTAAATCTTTGGAGGAGGCGGCCAGGATCCTGGGCATGGACCCGGTTACGCTTTGGCGCCGGCGCAAAAAATACGGCGTCTGA